The Oncorhynchus clarkii lewisi isolate Uvic-CL-2024 chromosome 31, UVic_Ocla_1.0, whole genome shotgun sequence genome includes the window acaacctatttctgtatggaccacactttgtgcacgggggcattgtcatgctgaaacaggaaagggcctgcccaaaactgttgccacaaagttggaagcacaaagtcgtctagaatgtcattttatgctGTAGTGTCTTCCCCCGGcacctgaaccatgaaaaacagcaccagaACATTATTCATCCTCCTCTAAACTTTAcagcactatgcattcgggccggtagcgttctcctggcagatttgtctgtcggactgccagatggtgaagcgtgattcatcactccagagaacacattttcactgctccagagtccaatggcagcgagctttacgccactccagccgacgcttggcattgcacatggtgatcttaggcttgtgtgcggctgctcggccatggaaatccatttaattaagctccagatgaacagttcttgtgctgacgttgcttccagaggcagtttggaactactcgcttcagcactcggtggccccgttctgtgagcttgtgtggcctaccacttcgcggctgagccgttgttgctcctagacgtttccacttcacaataacagcacttacagttgaccggggaagctctagcagggcatacaaCTGACAAACTGACTTGGTGGCATTCTATTACGGTGCCATTCTAttacggtgccatgttgaaagtcactgagctcttcagtaaagcaatgtttgtctatagagattgcatggctgtgtgctcgattttatacacctgtcagcaacaggtgtggctgaaaaagccaaatccactcatttgaagggatgtccatgTTATACATACATTGCATATACAAAGGTAATATGTTACTCACTTGAATGTGTCAAGAATGTGTGCAGAGTTAGTGTAGTGAGTGAGGTAGAGCCTCATGTCTCCTGCTGTCCATTTGTCTGACCGGCACGGCtcaataaactgtgtgtgtgtgtgagtgagtgagtgagtgagtgagtgagtgagtgagtgagtgagtgagtgagtgagtgagtgagtgagtgagtgagtgagtgagtgagtgagtgagtgagtgagagagagagagagagagagagagagagagagagagagagagaaacagagggattaCACCAGTCTCATGGGTGGCACAAAAGTCTATAGACCTTATTGGCCTGATAAGCCAGAGCCAGAGTTGAATATTCTGACTAAAAACATTCACTAATGTATATTACTAATGATTTACTTACATACCTTTTCCACCAGATCAATAAAGAAGTCTCTGACGTCTTTCGTGTTGGTTAATTTGGCAGCGATGTTGACAAGGCCTCTGGAGAGATTCTATGGATGAAGAGAGAGTAGAGTTTGTTTCAAATAATTATCAAATAATTTGAAAAGGTTTTTGATACGGCAGTTTAGAAATAATTCAACTCAAGTGAACTGTTTGAATAAGACAATTGATGTGCACATTTGACCCCATATAACCATGGTAACCACACTTTCTATGGACTGATTTACAGATTTTTGTAGTAGGCGGGACTGGACATCACCTTCTATGAAACTGTGTGGTCTGTTGAAGCGTTAGCAGTCCTGTTGGTTAACACAAGCATGTGTCGTCACTCACCTTGAAGTTGGCTTCCATCTCATTAAATGCTTTGGTCTTCCCCCGGAGAGCCGTGCACACCAAACTGAGTGGGGCGGAGGGAATGAGAGAAACAGGAGCAAGGGCATGAGGGATACTACTGAATATTGTCATTCATAATATTAAAACGCATACAATATACACAAAAAAATacggagagaaagaaaaaagtgAATTATTGACAGGAAACTATATCAGGCAATCAATAACTAATGGACCACACTCATGCCTCTTGTGCTGGTCCAGCAGATCCTTGTCAGTAATTAAAATCTTCAGTTCCTTTAGATCTTGTAAGAACTCCTTCTCAAGATCCACGTCCATGTCTTCCACCATGTTATCTGAGAAGACAAACTACTTCAGACATCTGATATTGCCGTATTAGGTAACAGTGCTgtgacagtaaaaaaaaaatatatataactccAATTAATGCTCATAAGGACTCGGGAATGATTGCAGTGCACAACTGCAGGTCAATTGATTAGGGACTCACCCAATGCTCCCACGGTCCAGTTGCTGATGAGCTGCCCTGCACAGAAGGCAAAGTCCTGGAATGTAAGATAATGCAGCTTCTTCTTCCCCGTCTCAAAGCGATTGTTGGCAAAGAAAACAATGGCAGCGTAATCCCTGAGAAGAGGAGATGCaggggagttttttttttttaagaggtCTAAGTGTACAAAATAAATGACAAGATTATATCAAATTGAATAGTAAATTCTACTTTTACCTGGCCAGCTTGTCAGAGAGAAGGAAGTGCTGACGAATGTTTTCCACCAGGGGTCCTTTCAGTTCCTCCACAACTTTGAATACACGCTTGAAGTTATCAAACTGGGAGAAAAGGGGATCATTCAGAAAAGGTTTAGTGTGCATGTGAAAAACAGTGGCATTTGGTCTTAGAACTACAGTGTCTCGAGCTCTGTAGCTCATATAATCTGTACAGGCAGGACGGTCTCACTAATGTTGAGCTGAGTTAGCATATTCCCTTATTCTGTGAGTggcgtacagtaccagtcaaaagttgacacctactaattcaagggtttttctttatcattaatatgttctacattgtagaataatagtgacaacatcaaaactatgaaataacccccccccccaaaaaaaaaaaaaaagtgttaaacaaacctaaatagattttatttttgagtttcttcaaagcagccaccctttgccttgatgacagctttgcacacttttggcattctctcaaccagcttcatgaggtagtcacctggaatgcatttcaattaacaggtgtgcctcgttaaaagttcatttgtggaattgttTTCCTTctaaatgcatttgagccaatcagtcgtgttgtgacaaggtaggggtggtatacagaagacagccctatttggttaaagaccaagtcaatattatggcaagaataactcaaataagcaaagacaaacaacagtccatcattacatgaaggtcagtcaattcggaaaatgtaaagaactttgaaagtttcttcaagtgcagttgcaaaaacaatcaagcctatgaggaaactggctctcatgaggaccgccataggaaaggaagacccagagatacctccactgcagaggataagttcattagagttacctgcctcagaaattgcagcccaaataaatgcttcagagtgcaaagaaacccctactaaaggaaaccaataagaagaagagacttggacctccccagtggtctaaggctagctatgccactagagattctgggttaagAGTCCAGggtctgtcgcagccggccgcaaccagAAGACCCacggggcggcgcacaattggcccagtgtcgtacgggttaggggagggtttggcagggatgtccttgtcccatcgcgcactattgactcctgtggcggggcgggcacagtgcacgctgacccgGTCGCCAGATGTATGgtatttcctctgacacattggtgcggctggcttccgggttaagtgggcattgtgtcaagaagcagttcggcttggttgggttgtttcggaggacgcacggctctcgaccttcgtctctcccgagtccatagggAAGTTGCAACAATGAAACAAGACTGTAACAACCAATTGGACATCACGAaattggagagagaaaaaaaaagaaaaaaagaagaagagacttgcttgggccaagaaacgagcaatggacattagaccggtggaaatctgtcctttggtctgatttgagatttttggtttcaaccgccttgtgagacgcagagtaggttaaCAGGTGATCTCTGAGtgtgtagttcccactgtgaagcatggaggaggaggtctgatggtgtgggtgtgctttgctggtgaaacttctgtgatttatttagaattcaaggcacacttaaccagcatgggtaccacagcattctgcagcaatacaccatcccatctggtttgtgcttagtaggactatcatttgtttttcaacaagacaatgacccaacacaccttcaggctgtgtaagggatattgaccaagaaggagagtgatggagtgctgcatcagatgacctggcctccacaatcaccataattgagatggtttaggatgagttggaccgcagagtgaaggaaaagcagccaacaaatgctcagcatatgtgggaactccttcaagactgttggaaaagcatttcagttgaagatggttgagagaatgccaagagtgtgcaaagctgtcatcaaggcaaagggtggcttctttgaagaatctcaaatatattttgatttgtttaacactgtttttggttactacaatattccatatgtgctatttcagtAGCACATATAGttctgatgttttcactattattccacaatgtagaaaatagtaaatataaagaaaaacccttgaatgagtaggtgtgtccaaacttttgactgggactGTATGTGGCTAAACAAGAAGCAATTGATGTACAGTGTATTTTGTATACAGCAGTACTGTGTGTCTAAGACAATTTTCCCCTTGGGACATGTTACAGGTCCGTGATGTAGTCATTGTTAATGGAGATGTCTCGCTGAGGTTTCTGCTACCTGCCGCCTGCAGCTCTTCAGTGTGACACCAGTCTTTGCACTGACATCATCCAGGTCCTTCTTGGTCCCCTTTGAGAGTTTCTTCCCAAGAACCTCTCGTACAAACACGCCATCGAACGTATAGTACctttacagaaagagagaggcgagagggagaagaggggcgagagggagtagaggggcgagagggagtagaggggcgagagggaggagaggggcgagagggaggagaggggcaagagggaggaggagaggggcgagagggaggagaggggcgagAGGGAAACAGATTAGGTGACGTTTAAGGCAGAGAAAGATAAGACGTTAAAAAGTGTTTCAGGAGATGGAGCACCTCTCTATGAGCATGGCTTGGCGATGAGGTGGGATCTGGAACAGCAGCTGATTGGCCAGTTTGGCGGGGCTGTGCAGGAGGCGCTCACACATCTGGAAGGTTCTGTACTGGTCCATGGTGTCACTGCGCAAAACCTCAGCACTGGCCTCACACTCCTCCAATACCCCTCCCTCCATACGAACCTTCACTGCATCATTCACTGAGGATGGGGCAGAAAGGAAACAGAATTCAAGGTTTATGTTAGAGATATCGATTAAGTATTTTTTTACGGATGACTGTGTCTAGTATGTGTGGGAGTTGGTGAATGTTGTGGCCAATACCTGTGTAACCATCCAGCCAGAACTGATAGACTTCCTCATCCATAATGGTGGTGTTACCCACAAACACATCGAGTTCCACTGACATCTAAGTGGAAACAAGACAAATATGGTTTTAAAGCGTCAACGTTTTCATTTCACTTGTCACAATACCTGTGGAATATTATTCACCACTTAGAGTGCATTCAGGAAAGTATATAGACTCTTAGACtgtttccacatttggttacattacagccttttccTATCtaaacacaatatcccataatgacaaagggaagaAAATAaacgtattttgtacataatgttgctgctaccatctcttatgaccgaagaGAGCTTCTGGACAtaagaacagcgattactcacctcgaattgGACAAATCATTTTTATTTCATGAGTCGGATGGGAAGGATATACTCCAAacacccgaacaggccctcatcaTTCGCTGGAGAAAGAAACTGAGATTTTGCGGAAAGAGATCGgtgtgccttgtgaggatcaggcgaagtggctaatctgcctttgccatcagtactgttagctaacgttcaatccctggaaaataaatgggatgaactgaaagcacatatatcctaccaacgggacattaaaaactgtactatcttatgtttcaccaaatCGGAGCTTAACGAcgacattaataacatacagctggtgggttatacactccatcggcaggatagaacagcagcctctggtaagacacaaggcgggggcctatgcatatttgtaaacaacagcttgtgcacgatatctaaggaagtcttgaagTTTTGCTTGCacgaggtagagtatctcatgataagctgtagaccacactatcaacCTAGAGAGTtgtcatctgtattttttgtagcggTCTACaaaccaccacagaccgatgctggcactaaaaccacactcaatgagctgtataccgccataagcaaacaggaaaacgctcatccagaggcggcactcctagtggccgaggACTTTGATGCAGGGAAActaaaatcagttttaccaaatttctctCAGTATGTTAAATATgtaaccggggggggggggggggggggggctttaaacctaaccataattctatcctcctgatagctgtttacaagcaaaaattaaaacaggaagcaccagtgactggcTCTgtaaagtggtcagatgacgcagatgctaaactacagaactgctttgctagcacagactggaatatgttccgggattcttccggtggcattgaagagtacaccacattagtcactggcttcatcaataagtgcatcgatgacatcgtccccacagtgactgtacgtacataccccaaccagaagccatggattacaggcaacattcgcactgagctaaagggtagagctgccgctttcaaggagtgggactagCCTGTAAGCTTATAAGATATCTCGCTATGCCcaccgacgaaccatcaaacaggcaaagcatcaatacaggactaagatcaaattgtACTACagcggctccgacgctcgtcggatgtggcagggcttgcaaactattacagactacaaagggaatcaCAGCcgggagctgcccagtgacacaaccCTACCAGATGAGccaaatcacttctatgctcgcttggaggcaaataacactgaaacatgcatgagagtatCAGTttttccggacaactgtgtgattacgctctccgcagccaatgtgagtaatacctttaaacaggtcaacattcacaaggccacagggtcAGACGGAttgccaggacgtgtactccgagcatacgctgaccaactggcaagtgtcttcactgacatcttTAACCTCTCCccgtctgagtctgtaataccaacatgtttcaagcagcccaccatagtccctgtgcccaagaacactaaggtaacctgcccaaatgactaccgacccatagcactcacgtctgtagccatgaaatgctttgaaaggctgatcatggctcacatcaataccattatcccagaaaacctagacccactccaatttccatACCGCCCCAaccgatccacagatgatgcaatctctattgcaacCACAATgcccctttcacacctggacaaaaggaacacctatgtgagaatgctcttcattgactacagctcagtgttcaacaccatagtgccctcaaagctcatcactaagctaatgaccctgggactaaacacctccctctgcaactggatcctggacttcctgatgggccgcccccaggtggtaagggtaggtaacaacacattcgtcacactgatcctcaacacaggggcccctcaggggtgcttgctcagtcccctcctgtactccctgttcactcatgactgcatggcctggccaccaagacagtcgtaaagagggcacgacaaaacgtattccccctcaggagactgaaaagatttggcatgggtcttcaggTCTTCAAAAGGtttaacagctgcaccatcgagaacatccggacgggttgcatcactggtatggcaactgctcggcttccaaccgcaaggcactacagagggtagtgcgtacggcccagtactacaccagggccaaacttcctgccatccaggacctctataccaggtggtgtcagaggaaggccctaaaacttgtcaaagactccagccacccctgTCATAaactgttatctctgctaccgcacggcaagcagtaccggagctccaagtctaggtccaaaaggcttctaaaccgcttctacccccaagccataagactcctgaacatctaatcaaatggctacccagactatgcCCCCCGCCCCCCACGATGCTGCTACTACTCTGTTattatgtatgcatagtcacttaaataactctacctacatgtagatattacctcaattaccctcacattgactctgtaccagtacctcctgtatatagccctgctattgttatttactgttgctctttaattatttgttattctaatctctttttttacagtattttcttaaaactgcattgttggtttagggcttgtaagttagcatttcactgtaaggtgaatctgttgtattcagcgcatatgacaaatataatttgatttgattaatttgaatttaccacaggtggactacaatcaagttgtagaaatatctcaaggatgatcaatggaaacaggatgcacctgagctcaatttcgagtctcatagcaaaaggtctgaatacttatgtttttcatttttaataattTCGCAAAAAAatcctaaaaacctgttttcgctttatcTTTATGGGTtagtgtgtagatttatgaaaaatatatacactgctcaaaaaaataaagggaacacttaaacaacacaatgtaactccaagtcaatcacacttctgtgaatttaaactgtccacttaggaagcaacactgactgacaataaatgtcacatgctgttgtgcaaatggaatagacaacaggtggaaattataggcaattagcaagacacccccaataaaggagtggttctgcaggtggtaaccacagaccatttctcagttcctatgcttcctggctgatgttttggtcacttttgaatgttgGCGGTGCTtttactctagtggtagcatgagacggagtctacaacccacacaagtggctcaggtagtgcagctcatccaggatggcacatcaatgcgagctgtggcaagaaggtttgctgtgtctgtcagcgtagtgtccagagcatggaggcgctaccaggagacaggccagtacatcaggagacgtggaggaggccgtaggagggcaacaacccagcagcaggaccactacctccgcctttgtgcaaggaggagcaggaggagcactgccagagccctgcaaaatgacctccagcaggccacaaatgtgcatgtgtctgctcaaacggtcagaaacagactccatgagggtggtatgagggcccgacgtccacaggtgggggttgtgcttacagcccaacaccgtgcaggatgtttggcatttgccagagaacaccaagattggcaaattcaccactggcgccctgtgctattcacagatgaaagcaggttcacattgagcacatgtgacagacgtgacagagtctggagacgccgtggagaacgttctgctgcctgcaacatcctccagcatgaccggtttggcggtgggtcagtcatggtgtggggtggcatttctttggggggccgcacagccctccatgtgctcgccagaggtagcctgactgccattaggtaccgagatgagatcctcagaccccttgtgagaccatttgctggtgcggttggccctgagtTCCTCCTAACGCaaaagacaatgctagacctcatgtggctggagtgtgtcagcagttcctgcaagaggaaggcattgatgctatggactggcccgcccgttccccagacctgaatccaattgagcacatctgggacatcatgtctcgctccatccaccaacgccacgttgcaccagactgtccaggagttggcggatgctttagtccaggtctgggaggagatcacTCAGGAGAcaatctgccacctcatcaggagtatgcccaggcgttgtagggaggtcatacaggcacgtggaggccacacactactgagcctcattttgacttgtttttaaggacattacatcaaagttggatcagcctgtagtgtggttttccactttaattttgagtgtgactccaaatccagacctccatgggttgataaatttgatttccatttatcattttttgtgtgattttgttgtcagcacatttaactatgtaaagaaaaaagtatttaataagaatatttcattcattcagatctaggatgtgttattttagtgttccctttatctttttgagcagtgtatatattcaatcaattttagaataaggctttaaaagtaacaaaatgtggggggggggggaaatcaaggggtctgaatactttctgaatgcactgtacatagctACTCTGCAACTGAACCAACATCTGGGTTTACAGGAGACGTTGAATATGGAGATTCTCTTTTGGCCCAAGAAGCAGCCATTCAACTTGCCATTAACAAGCTTTTCAAGCTTAATAAATGTCAAAATACAGACAACTATCGTCATTACTGCCATTCCGGTCGGTACAGTgcctttgcgaaagtattcggcccccttgaactttgcaaccttttgccacatttcaggcttcaaacataaagatataaaactgtatttttttgtgaagaatcaacaacaagtgggacacaatcatgaagtggaacgacattttttggatttttcaaacttttttaacaaatcaaaaactgaaaaattgggcgtgcaaaattattcagcccccttaagttaatactttgtagcgccaccttttgctgcgattacagctgtaagtcgcttggggtatgtctctatcagttttgcacatcgagagactgacattttttcccattcctccttgcaaaacagctcgagctcagtgaggttggatggagagcatttgtgaacagcagttttcagttctttccacagattctcgattggattcaggtctggactttgacttggccattctaacacctggataggtttatttttgaaccattccattgtagattttgctttatgttttggatcattgtcttgttggaagacaaatctccatcccagtctcaggtcttttgcagactccatcaggttttcttccagaatggtcctgtaattggctccatccatcttcccatcaattttaaccatcttccctgtccctgctgaagaaaagcaggcccaaaccatgatgctgccaccaccatgtttgacagtggggatggtgtgttcagctgtgttgcttttacgccaaacataacgttttgcattgttgccaaaaagttcaattttggtttcatctgaccagagcaccttcttccacatgtttggtgtgtctcccaggtggcttgtggcaaactttaaacaacactttttatggatatctttaagaaatggctttcttcttgccactcttccataaaggccagatttgtgcaatatacgactgattgttgtcctatgaacagtctcccacctcagctgtagatctctgcagttcatccagagtgatcatgggcctcttggctgcatctctgatcagtcttctccttgtatgagctgaaagtttagagggacggccaggtcttggtagatttgcagtggtctgatactccttccacttcaatattatcgcttgcacagtgctccttgggatgtttaaagcttgggaaatctttttgtatccaaatccggcttcacaacagtatctcggacctgcctggtgtgttccttgttcttcatgatgctctctgcgcttttgacggacctctgagactatcacagtgcaggtgcatttatacggagacttgattacacacaggtggattgtatttatcatcattagtcatttaggtcaacattggatcattcagagatcctcactgaacttctggagagagtttgctgcactgaaagtaaaggggctgaataattttgcacgcccaatttttcagtttttgatttgttaaaaaagtttgaaatatccaataaatgtcgttccacttcatgattgtgtcccacttgttgttgattcttcacaaaaaaaatacagttttatatctttatgtttgaagcctgaaatgtggcaaaaggtcgcaaagttcaagggggccgaatactttcgcaaggcactgtacccccaaaaaacatctaaATAGAAAAAGTTACATGCAACCCGGAAAAATGCCTTGTCTGGAAATAATCTAAATATTGTTTTTAAGCAAGTGTGCACCTCTCGGCTGATCCAGCAGTAGGAAAGGTCATTGATTTGATCACCTACAACAGTATGAACATCATATCAATCTGTTGTTTCACCCGCGATACATGGATGCAATAATATTTAATGTAAGTAGATTAAGTAACAATATAGGGTACGTTTTTACAGTGATTGTATATTTCTAGATAGGCTTTATTTAGTGTATTTTAATTCCAATAATATTGCAACAGGTGCAGAATAGGTGGATTTGACGCAATTGCACTTACTCAAAAAAAATAGATTCGTTCCAGACATGGCATGTTGTCGGTTGCATGTAACTTTTTATTTAGACCTTTTTGGGAGTACATACAGGCCGGAACGGCACAATTGACGACAGTTTCTCAGCAAAACTCCATTCTTTGGTAAGTACTGAACGTATTTTGATATTATTAAGCTTGAAAAGCTGGTTAATGGCAAGTTGAATGGCTGCTTCTTGAATTTAAAGGAAAATTGCCATATTCAACGACTCCTTTGTAAGCCTAGATTTTGTCTGGAAACCCGACATTGATTTGCATTAAATTCGATGTCAGGCAGAAATGAGCATTTTAATCAGGAAAGTTCTCTCTCACAAcctctacaagccagaatgttgaataaaattacattttaacGTTCTTTGGCATTTGTCCGTACCGGGTCGggcccccctttg containing:
- the LOC139390532 gene encoding acidic fibroblast growth factor intracellular-binding protein B-like — its product is MSVELDVFVGNTTIMDEEVYQFWLDGYTVNDAVKVRMEGGVLEECEASAEVLRSDTMDQYRTFQMCERLLHSPAKLANQLLFQIPPHRQAMLIERYYTFDGVFVREVLGKKLSKGTKKDLDDVSAKTGVTLKSCRRQFDNFKRVFKVVEELKGPLVENIRQHFLLSDKLARDYAAIVFFANNRFETGKKKLHYLTFQDFAFCAGQLISNWTVGALDNMVEDMDVDLEKEFLQDLKELKILITDKDLLDQHKSLVCTALRGKTKAFNEMEANFKNLSRGLVNIAAKLTNTKDVRDFFIDLVEKFIEPCRSDKWTAGDMRLYLTHYTNSAHILDTFKHQVVWDRYMGVIKSCILKMYHD